In Alkalispirochaeta americana, the sequence AATGTGTGCCCTGTAGGGACCACGAATAGTGGCATGGAAGCAACGCCTAACCACCAAGGCACCTCCGACCCCCACTTCTCGGTTACCCCAGGAGGAGGAAGCATCATGATCCAACAGTTTCATGGTATCGATCGGCACAAGTATTATTCTACGATCAGTGTGAAAAATCGTGAAGGGAAAGAGAGCACGTTTATCGGCCGGTGTGATGATCTTCACGCTTATATTGCCAACCTCGGACCGGAAGATGCTGTGGTTTTGGAATCGTCGACCGGAGCGTTCTATTGGGCCGATCAAATCGAGTCCCGCGGGAGCTTATGTTTCGTTCTTGACCCGTTCAAGTTCAAAATTATCCGTGACTCATGGAACAAGTGCGACAAACAGGACAGCCGGAGTATGGCAACAGCCTTGTGGGTCCATTTGGTGACCGGTGAGTTTGGTCTCCCGACCGTGTACAAACCCGACATTCCAACCCGGGAATTACGCAAGCTATTTGCACAATATCAATTGATAGGTAAGCAAATTGTTGAAATGAAGAACAATGTACAGGCGATTCTGACTGATCAAGGCGTACCGATGAAACAGGTCGAGTGCAAGCGTCTGTTCGATCGCCGATACGCGTCGGCATTTCTCAATGATTATTCGATCTCGTGTGCCGCATTGATTAGCATAGAACTT encodes:
- a CDS encoding IS110 family transposase, translating into MIQQFHGIDRHKYYSTISVKNREGKESTFIGRCDDLHAYIANLGPEDAVVLESSTGAFYWADQIESRGSLCFVLDPFKFKIIRDSWNKCDKQDSRSMATALWVHLVTGEFGLPTVYKPDIPTRELRKLFAQYQLIGKQIVEMKNNVQAILTDQGVPMKQVECKRLFDRRYASAFLNDYSISCAALISIELSLELLWHLQDVKKRLVTEIIAAGRPLESSVRILISIRGITPLMALAFLADVGDVRRFKTLKKMNAYLGVVQRAKESGGKSRGGGINRESRKLTRTLLTQSVPHIAKASPHLAKFYQELRLRRGVGRARIALIRKICGTMRRMLLESKEFCNKDDDNLTRKLNDYNRVLRKLPEPQSA